The Sediminispirochaeta smaragdinae DSM 11293 genome has a segment encoding these proteins:
- a CDS encoding rhomboid family intramembrane serine protease — MDNRSIIRRPFRYRYYNAAFGIIIVNIVFFVFNTISPQSRYYTALIPGLIIGKGFYWQFFTYMFTHANISHIFFNMLGLFFFGTQVERRIGSSEFLLFYLLTGFLAGLFSFIVYTLTGMYGAVLLGASGAIFAVLLAFAVYFPYANIYIMGIIPVKAPLLVIGYTAIELFSQLLSINSGVAHLTHLAGFVFAFFYFLIRLNINPIEVFRGGRRR; from the coding sequence ATGGATAACAGATCGATCATCAGAAGACCGTTCCGCTATCGTTATTACAACGCGGCATTCGGCATTATCATCGTCAATATCGTTTTTTTTGTTTTTAATACCATATCGCCCCAAAGCCGCTATTATACCGCCCTGATTCCCGGTTTAATTATCGGTAAAGGCTTCTACTGGCAGTTTTTTACCTATATGTTTACGCATGCCAATATAAGCCACATCTTTTTTAACATGCTCGGCCTCTTTTTCTTTGGAACCCAGGTCGAACGCCGCATAGGGAGCAGTGAATTCCTGCTTTTCTATCTTTTGACGGGATTCCTGGCCGGTCTCTTCTCTTTTATTGTCTATACGCTCACCGGAATGTACGGCGCTGTTTTGTTAGGAGCCTCAGGAGCGATTTTTGCGGTTCTTCTTGCCTTTGCCGTCTACTTTCCGTATGCAAACATCTACATTATGGGAATTATTCCGGTAAAGGCCCCGCTTTTGGTCATCGGATATACCGCTATCGAACTTTTTAGCCAACTTTTATCCATTAACTCGGGTGTGGCTCATCTCACGCATCTGGCAGGTTTCGTTTTCGCATTTTTCTACTTCCTCATTCGTCTTAACATCAATCCCATAGAGGTGTTTCGCGGCGGCAGAAGGAGATGA
- a CDS encoding adenosine deaminase — MEKKSVSTALPRKAFMNYNISMVTKEMIRQIPKVELHDHLDGGLRPETIVELADEYGIALPEKDPERLAQWLHRGSDRKSLPLYLESFGVTVAVLQKAEALERAAYEAILDVAKEHVVYIEIRFSPVLHLKEGLNVEAVVESVLKGLERGRRETGTEYGLILCAMRDQSVAISLEIAELAVAFSDRGVVGFDIAGDENGHPPKKHLEAFQYIRNRNFNITIHAGEAFGLESIWQAIQICGAHRIGHATRLIEDMSVHGTRIEKMGTLAHFIRDKRIPLEVCLSSNIQTGAAPNFDDHPFHIYFRNGFRVFLNTDNRLMSNTTLSKEMELAVKHYNLSLKDLERLTINAMKSSFAHYDERIKIIYDVLKPGYAEVEKTSGYNGH, encoded by the coding sequence GTGGAAAAGAAAAGCGTGTCAACGGCCCTTCCCCGCAAAGCTTTCATGAATTACAATATCAGCATGGTTACGAAAGAAATGATACGGCAGATTCCCAAAGTGGAGCTGCATGACCACCTGGATGGAGGATTGCGGCCAGAAACCATTGTCGAACTTGCTGATGAATATGGCATTGCTCTTCCCGAAAAAGATCCCGAACGCCTTGCTCAGTGGCTTCACCGGGGTTCCGACAGAAAAAGCCTGCCCCTCTACCTCGAAAGTTTCGGGGTGACGGTGGCTGTTCTACAGAAAGCCGAGGCCCTTGAACGCGCTGCTTACGAGGCGATTCTCGATGTGGCAAAGGAACATGTGGTCTACATCGAAATACGCTTTTCTCCGGTACTGCACCTCAAAGAGGGACTGAACGTGGAAGCGGTAGTTGAATCCGTTCTTAAAGGACTTGAGCGAGGCCGCAGGGAAACGGGGACCGAATACGGGTTGATTCTCTGCGCCATGCGAGATCAAAGTGTCGCCATCAGCCTTGAAATCGCCGAGCTTGCCGTTGCCTTCAGCGACCGTGGCGTCGTCGGCTTCGATATTGCAGGTGACGAAAATGGACATCCCCCTAAAAAACACCTTGAAGCCTTTCAATATATACGCAATCGGAATTTCAACATCACCATTCACGCAGGGGAAGCCTTTGGTTTGGAATCGATCTGGCAGGCCATTCAAATCTGTGGAGCTCACCGCATAGGCCATGCGACCCGCCTCATTGAGGATATGTCGGTCCACGGTACCAGGATCGAAAAAATGGGGACACTTGCCCATTTCATCCGGGATAAACGTATTCCGCTTGAGGTGTGCCTCTCAAGCAATATCCAAACCGGTGCCGCCCCCAATTTCGACGATCATCCCTTTCACATCTACTTTCGCAACGGTTTTCGTGTTTTTCTCAATACGGATAACCGCCTTATGAGCAATACGACCCTCAGCAAAGAGATGGAATTGGCGGTAAAGCACTACAATCTAAGCCTAAAGGATCTTGAACGGCTGACCATAAACGCCATGAAAAGTTCATTTGCTCACTACGATGAACGAATCAAAATCATCTATGATGTTCTGAAACCGGGATACGCTGAGGTGGAAAAAACATCAGGTTATAATGGACATTAA
- a CDS encoding B12-binding domain-containing radical SAM protein produces the protein MPSSIKKLVMVSIHIDRGSRAVPLGAASVAALVHARHGDRVKPIILDCFLDQDIAFCVAAIKELRPDILAFSIYLWNRRKSIEIARQIKKELPDLPIFAGGPEVTADWHRLGETYPGCFDLFLPGEGEGSILQGLDMLLAGRPSTSVLFPQSVDLTVLPSPYLDGMLDPAAYTGLLWELSRGCPFRCHFCFESKGSEQVRYFSMERITRELELFARSGVRELFILDPTFNHNRTRAKKLLRLMQEVAPDIHYNIEVRSEFLDQELAELFSCLSCSLQIGLQSADPKVLRNINRSIKQDDFRRKVLFLHEAEVVYGFDLIYGLPGDSLEGFLASIDFAFSMVPNHIDIFPLAVLPGTVLFDNADSFGLVRDSDDPYLVRSSSGFHSEDMAVASRIASAIDLFYNQGNAVPWFDIIIERLGITPSRFFLDFSLWLEGRISDEPDQAMSEVQQIYLLKLFIDRGLQAEGEIVHDIIEIFALWDRIDEAASGNVSELSGFFYFSPSQLFEYLEEGVRDLGELAFFLPRLEKTILVSSSEGVLLFQE, from the coding sequence ATGCCTAGTTCCATAAAAAAGCTTGTTATGGTCTCGATTCATATCGATCGGGGATCCCGTGCCGTTCCTCTCGGTGCGGCTTCGGTTGCGGCCCTCGTTCATGCACGCCACGGGGACCGGGTTAAACCGATTATTCTTGATTGTTTCCTTGATCAGGATATAGCCTTTTGTGTAGCGGCTATTAAGGAACTGCGGCCCGATATCCTTGCTTTTTCCATATACCTCTGGAATAGGCGGAAAAGTATTGAAATCGCTCGGCAGATAAAAAAGGAACTGCCCGATCTTCCGATCTTTGCGGGAGGACCGGAGGTAACGGCTGATTGGCATCGCCTCGGTGAAACATACCCGGGCTGTTTTGATCTTTTCCTCCCCGGAGAAGGTGAGGGATCGATTCTTCAGGGACTGGATATGCTTCTTGCCGGTAGACCCAGTACCTCAGTCCTTTTCCCGCAGAGCGTTGATCTTACCGTTCTTCCTTCTCCTTATTTGGACGGGATGCTGGATCCGGCTGCTTATACCGGTTTGCTGTGGGAACTCTCCAGGGGCTGTCCCTTCCGTTGCCATTTTTGTTTTGAATCCAAGGGCTCCGAACAGGTCAGATATTTCTCCATGGAGCGGATTACTCGTGAACTTGAGCTCTTCGCCCGTTCCGGAGTCCGGGAACTTTTTATTCTCGACCCTACCTTTAATCACAATCGTACAAGGGCAAAGAAACTACTGCGCTTGATGCAAGAAGTTGCGCCCGATATTCATTACAACATTGAAGTCAGAAGTGAATTTCTTGATCAGGAACTCGCCGAACTCTTTTCCTGCCTCTCCTGTTCCCTCCAAATTGGGCTGCAGAGTGCCGATCCAAAGGTACTCCGTAACATCAATCGAAGCATCAAACAGGATGATTTCCGCCGAAAAGTACTCTTCCTGCACGAAGCCGAAGTCGTGTATGGTTTTGATCTCATCTACGGTTTACCCGGGGATTCCCTTGAGGGGTTTCTTGCAAGCATTGACTTTGCCTTCTCCATGGTACCGAACCATATCGATATCTTTCCTCTTGCTGTTCTTCCGGGAACCGTACTATTCGATAACGCTGACTCTTTCGGTCTTGTCCGAGATAGCGATGATCCCTATCTTGTCCGCTCATCATCCGGCTTTCATTCCGAAGATATGGCTGTTGCTTCACGTATCGCTTCTGCAATTGATCTGTTCTACAACCAGGGAAATGCTGTTCCGTGGTTTGACATTATTATCGAAAGACTTGGAATCACCCCTTCCCGATTTTTTCTTGATTTTTCTCTCTGGCTGGAAGGCAGAATATCAGATGAGCCTGATCAGGCAATGAGCGAGGTTCAGCAGATATACCTTTTAAAGCTTTTTATTGACAGGGGATTACAGGCAGAAGGCGAGATCGTTCATGATATTATTGAAATTTTTGCCCTCTGGGATCGCATAGATGAAGCCGCTTCAGGCAATGTGTCGGAACTATCGGGATTTTTCTACTTTTCACCCTCCCAGCTTTTTGAATATTTGGAAGAGGGGGTTAGAGATTTGGGGGAGCTTGCATTCTTTTTGCCCCGACTTGAAAAAACTATCCTTGTATCTTCCTCTGAAGGCGTTCTTCTGTTTCAGGAGTAA
- a CDS encoding FGGY-family carbohydrate kinase: MILIIDAGTTSIRGILYDEEGNAAFISQHHSSPQFLTDGRVEQNPLIWKRLLETALKEAVAHLDQHHLPLEAIGLTAFRSPVFPIDKNGKPLLPAIMWQDKRTDCLLERFSSHNLDIYLRSGLPVSSVFSAIKMYWIQQYKPEEYKQSWKLIGIYEYLLFLLTGRMVTDHSVASRTNLFNLQAKDWDDTLISYFGIDKAKLAELVSPGSVCGELCKEIRKELSISGSIPVVAAGGDQQCSVLGFGITTPGTITVNTGTGAYVLTISPRPVRNEACSIYSNVAAAGAYLIESSLSTAGTVYRWFAELSIETTTTEKKKFSLLDREIAQSPPGANGVMLIPRFKGPSDSTGQTFSKGAFLNLDLSTKRGDMARAILEGIAFELHDRIIEIESQTNTHNRIFASGGMTRFPLYNQILADIFQRPVTSMKNGEATAFGAWLNTNRAFTASQTGVKFSDSMKAAEADIYLPHKKHSALYRSILERRKQTMKALGYS, translated from the coding sequence ATGATACTTATTATTGATGCAGGAACCACCAGTATCCGCGGAATTCTTTACGACGAGGAAGGGAACGCCGCTTTTATCTCTCAGCACCACTCCTCACCTCAATTCTTGACCGACGGCCGTGTCGAGCAAAATCCGCTTATCTGGAAGCGGCTTCTGGAAACGGCCCTCAAGGAAGCTGTTGCGCATCTTGATCAACACCACCTCCCCCTTGAGGCAATCGGGTTAACGGCATTCAGATCCCCTGTCTTTCCTATCGATAAAAATGGCAAGCCGCTTCTTCCGGCAATCATGTGGCAGGATAAAAGGACCGACTGCCTGCTGGAGAGGTTTAGCTCCCACAATCTGGATATTTATCTGCGTTCGGGGCTTCCTGTTTCTTCGGTCTTTTCCGCCATCAAAATGTACTGGATCCAACAATACAAACCGGAAGAATACAAGCAATCATGGAAGCTTATCGGCATCTATGAATATCTTCTCTTCCTGCTGACGGGACGAATGGTCACCGATCATTCCGTGGCCAGCAGAACAAATCTCTTCAACCTGCAGGCCAAGGATTGGGACGACACACTCATATCATATTTTGGTATTGATAAAGCCAAACTGGCAGAACTTGTTTCTCCAGGCTCTGTCTGCGGAGAACTATGCAAAGAGATCCGAAAAGAGCTTTCGATAAGCGGATCGATTCCGGTCGTTGCGGCGGGCGGTGATCAGCAATGCTCGGTTTTGGGATTCGGGATCACCACCCCCGGAACCATCACGGTAAATACCGGTACAGGTGCTTACGTCCTTACCATATCGCCAAGGCCTGTTAGAAACGAGGCATGTTCAATATATTCCAATGTGGCCGCAGCGGGAGCCTACCTCATCGAATCTTCACTATCGACCGCAGGAACAGTATATCGCTGGTTCGCGGAGCTCAGTATAGAAACGACCACAACGGAAAAAAAGAAATTCTCCCTGCTTGACAGGGAAATCGCACAATCGCCTCCAGGTGCAAACGGCGTTATGCTTATTCCCCGTTTCAAAGGTCCATCCGATTCGACTGGTCAGACCTTTTCAAAGGGAGCATTCCTCAATCTTGATCTCTCAACAAAACGAGGAGATATGGCCCGGGCAATACTTGAAGGCATAGCCTTCGAACTACATGACAGAATCATCGAGATAGAATCACAAACCAACACTCATAATCGAATTTTTGCATCAGGAGGCATGACAAGATTCCCCCTATACAATCAGATCCTTGCCGATATATTTCAAAGGCCCGTAACAAGCATGAAAAACGGGGAAGCAACTGCATTCGGGGCATGGCTGAATACAAACCGGGCATTCACGGCGTCTCAAACAGGTGTAAAATTTTCTGACAGCATGAAAGCAGCGGAAGCCGACATCTACCTCCCTCATAAAAAGCACTCCGCGTTATACCGCAGCATATTGGAAAGGCGTAAACAAACAATGAAAGCCCTTGGTTACTCCTGA
- a CDS encoding L-ribulose-5-phosphate 4-epimerase has translation MSKHIDTLIEAVFKANLELPVRGLVTFTWGNVSAVDRKQGWIVIKPSGVPYEKLQVEDMVVTDMDGNIVHGTKRPSSDLATHIALYKGFPGCGSIVHTHARNSTAWAQSCTDLPPLGTTHADYFFGAVPCTRKMTDDEIQENYELETGNVIVETFRTRAIDPEAVPAALVAAHGPFSWGKTPEEALYHAVVLEEIAYMAMATMSIRPAISHMQQTLLDKHFLRKHGKNAYYGQ, from the coding sequence ATGAGTAAACATATAGATACCCTTATCGAAGCGGTTTTCAAGGCGAACCTCGAACTTCCTGTTCGGGGCTTGGTAACCTTCACCTGGGGAAACGTCAGTGCCGTCGACAGGAAGCAAGGGTGGATTGTGATCAAACCAAGCGGCGTTCCCTATGAAAAATTACAAGTCGAAGATATGGTCGTCACCGATATGGATGGAAACATCGTGCACGGAACAAAACGCCCATCCAGTGACCTGGCAACCCACATCGCGTTGTACAAGGGATTTCCCGGCTGCGGGTCAATTGTTCATACCCACGCAAGAAACAGTACGGCATGGGCCCAATCCTGCACGGACCTGCCCCCTCTGGGCACCACTCATGCAGATTATTTTTTCGGCGCCGTTCCCTGTACCAGAAAAATGACCGACGACGAGATTCAGGAAAACTACGAACTGGAAACAGGCAATGTCATCGTAGAGACGTTCAGGACACGGGCTATCGACCCGGAAGCGGTTCCAGCCGCCCTTGTGGCCGCTCATGGCCCCTTTTCCTGGGGAAAAACACCCGAAGAAGCACTCTATCACGCAGTAGTTCTTGAAGAAATTGCCTACATGGCGATGGCGACCATGTCGATACGGCCAGCTATTTCTCACATGCAACAAACCTTGCTGGATAAACATTTCCTACGAAAACATGGAAAAAACGCCTATTATGGACAATGA
- a CDS encoding L-ribulose-5-phosphate 3-epimerase yields MTLQDVKFGIYEKALPETASWPEKLDLAKRLDFSFVEMSIDESDRRLARLEWTRDERKAFMNCVFDSGISVPSICLSGHRRFPLGSHNPDIRARARKILHDAINFSAEVGIRTIQLAGYDVYYEAGDDDTWRWFIDGLNEGVQTAAKEHVMLSMEIMDTHRMSSIVRFMNLKRMIMNPWFTVYPDLGNLTAWGNDVVQELELGKNLITAIHLKDTLAVTKTFPGQFRDVPFGDGCVDFVAAFRALKRLHFTGPFLMEMWSGKGNDPVKEIEEARKWIIARMKEGAYINE; encoded by the coding sequence ATGACCCTCCAGGACGTGAAATTCGGTATCTACGAAAAAGCCTTGCCCGAAACGGCATCCTGGCCGGAAAAACTGGATCTGGCGAAACGCCTTGACTTTTCCTTTGTGGAAATGTCCATCGACGAATCAGACAGACGACTGGCCCGTCTCGAGTGGACAAGGGACGAACGGAAGGCTTTCATGAATTGTGTCTTTGATTCGGGAATTTCCGTACCATCCATCTGCCTTAGCGGGCACAGGCGGTTTCCTCTCGGCAGCCATAATCCCGATATCAGAGCAAGGGCTCGGAAAATACTTCATGACGCTATCAACTTTTCCGCCGAGGTCGGAATCAGAACCATCCAGCTTGCCGGCTATGATGTGTATTATGAAGCGGGAGACGACGACACCTGGCGATGGTTCATAGACGGTCTGAATGAGGGAGTTCAGACGGCGGCAAAGGAACACGTTATGCTATCCATGGAGATCATGGACACACATCGCATGAGCTCGATTGTACGTTTCATGAATCTCAAGCGAATGATCATGAATCCCTGGTTTACGGTATATCCCGATCTGGGAAACCTGACCGCCTGGGGCAACGATGTCGTGCAAGAATTGGAGCTTGGGAAGAATCTCATTACGGCAATCCATCTTAAGGATACACTGGCGGTGACAAAAACATTTCCCGGTCAATTTCGTGATGTACCGTTCGGTGACGGCTGCGTCGATTTCGTCGCAGCGTTTCGAGCCTTGAAAAGGCTACACTTTACCGGCCCATTTCTCATGGAGATGTGGTCGGGGAAAGGAAACGACCCGGTCAAAGAAATAGAGGAAGCCAGGAAATGGATCATTGCAAGAATGAAAGAAGGCGCTTACATCAATGAGTAA
- the ulaD gene encoding 3-keto-L-gulonate-6-phosphate decarboxylase UlaD: MNRPLLQIALDHTDLKAALESAGKVAEEVDVIEAGTILCYAEGAKAVKQIHGAYPDHTIVADLKAADAGEVVANLVFSRGANWMTCICNAPLATMEAAKKVADTYSGEIQVELYGAWSFDLAAKWLDIGIHQAIYHRGRDAAAAGQNWSDEDIQKIRHLGKMGFAVSVTGGLAPQDLSLFRGIPVKCFISGRSLYEAKDPIAAARAFKQAIRDNWNQE, translated from the coding sequence ATGAACAGACCATTACTACAAATTGCCCTGGACCACACAGATTTGAAGGCAGCTCTTGAATCGGCAGGAAAGGTTGCAGAAGAAGTAGACGTTATTGAAGCAGGAACGATCCTTTGCTATGCCGAAGGGGCTAAAGCAGTAAAACAGATACACGGTGCATATCCCGATCATACCATCGTTGCCGACCTGAAGGCGGCGGATGCCGGAGAAGTGGTAGCAAATTTGGTGTTTTCCCGGGGAGCAAACTGGATGACATGCATCTGCAATGCTCCACTGGCCACAATGGAGGCGGCCAAAAAAGTTGCGGACACATACAGCGGCGAGATACAGGTGGAGCTATACGGAGCGTGGTCATTCGATCTGGCCGCAAAATGGCTCGATATCGGCATCCACCAGGCGATCTACCACCGGGGGCGCGACGCTGCGGCGGCCGGACAAAACTGGAGCGATGAGGATATACAGAAGATCCGGCATCTGGGAAAAATGGGTTTTGCAGTTTCGGTTACAGGAGGACTTGCACCGCAGGATCTATCACTGTTTCGGGGGATTCCGGTGAAATGCTTTATTTCGGGTCGATCGCTTTACGAGGCGAAAGATCCCATAGCCGCGGCCCGTGCCTTCAAACAGGCGATTCGGGATAATTGGAACCAGGAATGA
- the ulaG gene encoding L-ascorbate 6-phosphate lactonase gives MSKIDTITRESWILSTFPEWGTWLNEEIDEENVRPGTFAMWWLGCTGIWVKSEGNTNICIDLWTKSGKRTKQNPLMKEQHQHQRMIGCRKLQPNLRNVPCVIDPFAIRKVEAILATHDHGDHIDENVAAAVLQNISAEVPFVGPQACVDLWTSWGVPKERCRVVRPGDSLQIGDVQIIVLDSFDRTELVTAPKGVVLKGKMPQDMDRLAVNYLIKTPGGTIYHSGDSHYSNYYAKHGNDHEIDVALGSYGENPRGMTDKMTSVDILRMAESLRTKVVIPFHHDIWTNFQADPMEILVLWNMRKDRLQYRFKPFIWQVGGKFVYPDDKELLEYHYPRGFDDAFSIEPDLPFKSLL, from the coding sequence ATGAGTAAGATAGATACCATTACACGGGAATCATGGATTCTCAGTACGTTTCCCGAATGGGGGACCTGGTTGAATGAGGAGATTGACGAAGAAAACGTCAGGCCGGGGACGTTCGCCATGTGGTGGCTTGGATGTACCGGCATCTGGGTGAAATCGGAAGGGAATACAAATATCTGTATCGATCTCTGGACAAAAAGCGGGAAACGCACAAAGCAGAACCCCCTGATGAAGGAACAGCATCAGCACCAGCGGATGATTGGATGTCGAAAACTCCAACCCAATCTCAGAAATGTTCCCTGCGTAATCGACCCTTTTGCTATTCGAAAGGTCGAAGCTATTCTGGCGACACATGATCATGGTGATCATATCGATGAAAATGTTGCAGCAGCGGTGTTGCAGAATATTTCCGCAGAAGTACCGTTTGTCGGACCGCAGGCCTGTGTCGATCTCTGGACAAGTTGGGGCGTACCGAAGGAACGTTGTCGGGTTGTTAGGCCGGGGGATTCCCTGCAGATCGGTGATGTTCAGATTATTGTTCTTGATTCTTTTGATAGGACCGAGCTGGTTACCGCACCCAAGGGAGTCGTCCTGAAGGGAAAGATGCCCCAGGATATGGATCGTCTCGCCGTTAATTACTTGATCAAGACTCCCGGAGGAACAATCTATCATAGTGGCGATTCCCATTATTCCAACTATTATGCAAAGCACGGCAATGATCATGAAATCGATGTTGCACTGGGCTCATATGGCGAGAATCCCCGGGGAATGACCGATAAGATGACTTCTGTCGATATCCTGCGAATGGCGGAATCTTTGAGAACCAAGGTAGTGATTCCTTTTCACCATGATATCTGGACCAATTTTCAGGCCGATCCCATGGAAATTCTGGTTCTGTGGAATATGCGGAAAGATCGCCTGCAATATCGGTTCAAGCCCTTCATCTGGCAGGTCGGTGGAAAGTTCGTCTATCCGGATGATAAAGAACTGCTTGAATACCATTATCCCCGGGGATTTGATGATGCCTTTTCCATAGAGCCCGATTTGCCTTTCAAATCCCTGCTGTAA
- a CDS encoding ABC transporter substrate-binding protein has translation MRRFVVVLLLIFTSSFVFSNGQQDAAGSSPKSVSGEFNWRQCEGETIVTCFPNHVTYNALMPLIPEFEELTGIKVEVDLLQYMKMHDKQVLEMSKPSGDYDLISMVCMWKSEYAAAGMLKELEPFFNDPSLAYPDYDFDDLVPAYVENTGYVGGKKIYLGGPGAKLYGVPFGAETSILIYRKDIFDKYNLKVPETYDEVLETAKFIYENVDGMYGMTSRGASGHQANAAYLLHASPFGARVFDENWEPVVNSPESIKTLEWMKKMFSYGPPGMTSFAQDGEFQAFLQGDVAMYLDASVFAGKARDPKQSKVYDKLGYAMHPKQENRLSESGGFGLAIPANASHPEAAFLFLQWITSKETERKVIENGGAPFRTSSVNDPILQDEYPEFKALALQLPHVNPDWRPIIPEWGEIDNIMGIAVNQVLTGEKEPQEAMDGIMAPIREIMVRAGYIK, from the coding sequence ATGAGAAGATTTGTGGTTGTGCTCCTGTTGATCTTTACTTCAAGTTTTGTCTTTTCCAATGGACAGCAGGATGCTGCCGGAAGCTCTCCGAAGAGTGTGTCAGGTGAGTTTAACTGGAGACAATGTGAGGGAGAGACCATTGTTACATGCTTTCCGAACCATGTGACGTATAACGCGTTGATGCCCCTGATTCCCGAGTTCGAGGAGCTTACCGGTATCAAGGTGGAGGTCGATCTGCTCCAGTACATGAAGATGCACGATAAACAGGTATTGGAGATGAGTAAGCCTTCCGGCGATTATGATCTCATTTCAATGGTGTGCATGTGGAAAAGTGAGTATGCCGCCGCCGGTATGTTGAAGGAACTCGAGCCCTTCTTCAATGATCCGTCCCTGGCGTATCCGGATTACGACTTTGACGATCTTGTCCCTGCCTATGTGGAAAACACCGGCTATGTAGGAGGCAAAAAAATCTATCTCGGCGGTCCGGGGGCCAAACTTTACGGTGTCCCTTTTGGTGCCGAGACCAGCATATTGATATATCGAAAAGATATCTTCGACAAATATAATCTTAAGGTGCCTGAGACCTATGATGAGGTACTCGAGACTGCCAAATTCATCTATGAAAATGTTGATGGTATGTATGGGATGACAAGCCGGGGTGCTTCCGGGCACCAGGCGAATGCCGCTTACCTTCTGCATGCATCACCTTTTGGAGCAAGAGTCTTTGACGAGAATTGGGAACCGGTGGTTAATTCCCCTGAATCTATCAAAACACTTGAGTGGATGAAAAAGATGTTCAGCTATGGACCTCCGGGAATGACCAGTTTTGCCCAGGACGGCGAATTTCAGGCCTTTTTGCAGGGAGATGTTGCCATGTACCTCGATGCAAGCGTTTTTGCCGGTAAGGCCAGAGATCCGAAGCAGTCGAAGGTCTATGATAAACTCGGTTATGCAATGCATCCGAAGCAGGAAAACAGATTGAGTGAGTCAGGAGGATTCGGCCTGGCGATACCGGCAAATGCGAGCCATCCGGAGGCCGCATTCCTGTTCCTTCAGTGGATCACAAGCAAGGAGACCGAACGGAAGGTTATAGAGAATGGCGGAGCCCCTTTCCGTACTTCTTCGGTAAACGATCCCATTCTTCAGGATGAGTATCCGGAATTCAAGGCTCTTGCTCTGCAGTTGCCACACGTAAATCCAGATTGGCGGCCCATCATCCCTGAATGGGGGGAGATCGACAATATCATGGGCATTGCGGTCAATCAGGTATTGACCGGAGAGAAAGAGCCCCAGGAGGCCATGGATGGTATCATGGCACCTATTCGGGAGATCATGGTTCGAGCCGGATATATTAAGTAA
- a CDS encoding carbohydrate ABC transporter permease, giving the protein MFNNGVMKRNKSPYLFALPAIAVLLLVMVVPVVSGIRLSFFEWFLRDIRKEPVFVGLRNFIDLFGSENFQTSIRVTLVFTISVVCLELFVGLVLALLLEDGLPGLRFFRTVFILPVMIAPVVVGVIWKFLYNPSYGKINYFLSVLGLKEVGWLSDPHMALISIIITDIWQWTPFVFLLLLAGLQGIPSDLSDAARVDGANYLQNLIHIKLPCISGVIGITAVLRLIDAFRGLVVMFIMTNGGPGVSTEILSLHLYKTAFTDQRLGKASAVAVILLGIITLLSIIFITKNMKDET; this is encoded by the coding sequence TTGTTCAACAATGGTGTCATGAAACGGAATAAAAGCCCATATCTTTTTGCATTGCCGGCAATTGCCGTTCTGTTACTGGTTATGGTGGTACCTGTCGTCTCGGGTATCAGGCTGAGTTTTTTTGAATGGTTTTTGCGGGATATCAGAAAGGAACCGGTGTTTGTCGGACTGCGGAATTTTATTGACTTGTTCGGAAGCGAGAACTTTCAGACCAGTATTCGTGTCACATTGGTATTTACCATTAGTGTGGTTTGTCTGGAGTTGTTCGTTGGATTGGTTCTCGCTCTTTTACTGGAGGATGGTCTCCCCGGACTTCGTTTTTTTCGTACTGTTTTCATTTTGCCCGTCATGATTGCTCCCGTTGTTGTCGGTGTCATCTGGAAATTTCTTTACAACCCCTCGTATGGGAAGATAAACTACTTTCTTTCGGTTCTGGGATTGAAAGAGGTCGGATGGCTCTCGGACCCCCACATGGCGCTCATCTCTATTATCATAACCGATATCTGGCAATGGACTCCCTTTGTGTTCCTGCTTTTGCTTGCCGGACTTCAGGGAATTCCCTCTGATCTCAGTGATGCGGCCCGGGTCGACGGAGCCAACTATCTTCAGAATTTAATTCATATCAAATTGCCCTGTATCTCCGGTGTCATCGGCATTACCGCCGTGCTTCGGCTCATTGATGCCTTTCGGGGGCTGGTTGTCATGTTTATCATGACCAACGGCGGTCCGGGAGTGTCGACCGAAATTCTTTCCCTTCATCTTTACAAAACAGCCTTCACCGATCAGCGCCTGGGTAAGGCCTCTGCCGTGGCTGTTATTTTGCTTGGTATCATAACGCTGCTTTCCATAATTTTTATTACCAAAAATATGAAAGATGAAACATAA